One genomic segment of uncultured Campylobacter sp. includes these proteins:
- a CDS encoding lysophospholipid acyltransferase family protein, which produces MKQTDPLRRKIKQIGIALSFASFGALCMIGNLLFLPVALLRLNRIEVVRNFVRDFIMISWRIFLLLARLYGSIGVNWRCKLPPSGTLIIANHPSLLDVVIFLAHVRRANCVVKESLCKNPFLSAAIAAAGYIPNTGSEAMIDACRSALERGESLIIFPEGTRTADRIAMHKAAFYIAINFAKNMNCVAIKMDPKSLKKGQVWYDTPEVRMKYDLYELCALDLTGFEPDRPNPIRVRKLYEKISNLYEKENL; this is translated from the coding sequence ATGAAGCAGACAGATCCGCTAAGGCGCAAAATCAAGCAGATCGGCATCGCGTTATCCTTCGCTAGCTTCGGCGCGCTGTGTATGATAGGCAACCTACTCTTCCTCCCCGTAGCGCTGCTGCGGCTAAACCGCATAGAGGTCGTGCGAAATTTCGTGCGCGATTTTATAATGATCTCGTGGCGCATATTTTTGCTGCTCGCGCGACTTTACGGCAGTATCGGCGTGAACTGGCGCTGCAAACTCCCGCCTAGCGGCACCCTCATCATCGCAAACCACCCTAGCCTGCTTGACGTGGTGATCTTTTTAGCTCACGTGCGGCGCGCAAACTGCGTAGTCAAGGAAAGCCTATGCAAAAACCCCTTCCTCTCCGCCGCCATCGCAGCCGCAGGCTACATCCCAAACACCGGCTCGGAAGCGATGATAGATGCGTGCCGCAGCGCCCTTGAGCGAGGAGAAAGTCTAATCATCTTCCCCGAGGGCACGCGCACCGCAGATCGCATCGCCATGCACAAAGCGGCGTTTTACATCGCGATAAATTTCGCAAAAAATATGAATTGCGTCGCGATAAAAATGGATCCTAAAAGCCTAAAAAAAGGACAAGTATGGTACGATACGCCCGAAGTTCGGATGAAATACGACCTCTACGAGCTGTGCGCGCTCGATCTAACGGGCTTTGAGCCGGATCGCCCAAACCCGATCCGAGTGCGCAAACTCTACGAAAAAATATCCAATCTATATGAAAAGGAGAATCTGTGA
- a CDS encoding DNA gyrase subunit B, with protein MRRTIFLKTATIILSVFYPFGLYFLHGGARVCLLVAMSALWGARAVFESKDRAIKGASAAFFALCALFSSGTLAYLYPLIINFSLAALFALSLRSTPAITRLALLKQPGLNEHGRAYTRKLTEVWLGFFVLNGLLSATLLLPRDKIYWSVYCGAISYVLIGALIGGEMIFRKFYVKKFD; from the coding sequence TTGCGACGAACGATATTTTTAAAAACAGCTACCATAATTTTGAGCGTGTTTTACCCTTTCGGCCTCTATTTTTTGCACGGCGGCGCGCGGGTCTGCTTGCTTGTAGCGATGAGCGCGCTATGGGGAGCGCGAGCCGTTTTTGAAAGTAAAGATCGAGCTATTAAGGGCGCGAGCGCGGCGTTTTTTGCGCTGTGCGCCCTTTTTAGCAGTGGAACGCTCGCGTATCTGTATCCGCTCATAATAAATTTCTCGCTCGCGGCGCTTTTCGCGCTCAGCCTAAGATCGACGCCCGCGATCACGCGCCTAGCGCTTTTGAAGCAGCCAGGTCTCAACGAGCACGGCCGCGCCTACACGCGCAAGCTAACCGAGGTTTGGCTCGGATTTTTTGTGCTAAACGGCCTACTTAGCGCGACGCTACTGCTACCGCGAGATAAAATTTATTGGAGCGTTTACTGCGGCGCGATCTCATATGTCCTCATCGGCGCGCTGATCGGCGGCGAGATGATTTTTAGGAAATTTTATGTTAAAAAATTTGATTAA
- a CDS encoding phosphopantetheine-binding protein, with protein sequence MNEEILELKELIISGLNLEDVAPGDINDDEPLFGDGLGLDSVDALELGLLVQKKYGIVLNSKTQNLKQIFSSVASLAQYIAENRSKNE encoded by the coding sequence GTGAACGAAGAAATTTTGGAACTTAAGGAGCTGATCATTTCGGGGCTGAACCTCGAAGACGTCGCGCCAGGCGACATAAATGACGATGAGCCGCTTTTTGGCGACGGGCTCGGGCTCGATTCGGTCGATGCGCTGGAGCTCGGGCTTTTGGTGCAGAAAAAATACGGCATCGTGCTTAACTCAAAAACCCAAAATTTAAAGCAAATTTTCTCATCCGTTGCGTCTTTGGCGCAATACATCGCCGAAAATAGGAGTAAAAATGAGTAA
- a CDS encoding acyl carrier protein: MSKDEIFEILKKALVELFEIDENKVVPEAKIYEDLQIDSIDAIDLVDYVKKNTGYKLMPDDFKNIQTLGDIVDAVAAKLDQGASGETTGGES, translated from the coding sequence ATGAGTAAAGACGAAATTTTTGAAATTTTAAAAAAGGCGCTCGTGGAGCTTTTTGAGATCGACGAGAACAAGGTCGTGCCTGAGGCTAAAATTTACGAGGATCTGCAGATCGACAGCATCGACGCGATCGATCTGGTCGATTACGTCAAGAAAAACACGGGCTATAAGCTGATGCCCGATGATTTTAAAAACATACAAACCCTTGGCGACATCGTGGATGCCGTAGCGGCGAAGCTCGATCAAGGCGCGAGCGGGGAAACTACGGGCGGCGAGAGTTAA
- a CDS encoding beta-ketoacyl synthase chain length factor, with amino-acid sequence MQNELSFGISYASAIISGEPAEFYKNLAACSDGISEVSLDGNSDSVCDMDQNFTYDFTSNYTQDFTDIPNCEQNFINSANFAACENNEKAGRDLATEGFDEKSTEFGSQRGLNYKADASKFNPSCTFDCSDQKPAELYKNFAACEGEALQNSSVGNLKISAHARLKDEILALEALKKKPSLAHIPPLQRRRLGLGAKLCISLLGEISQNAPQSLAEEDSLNSTSQDLDANKSRAAAQNLSPQDFSSENSLNFMPQNLNSTLQDFSNENSLNSARQNFKTDDNAATKHEEMPLVFCSRLGEINRCFSLLGSMEESVSPSSFCVSVLNAIAAQNAIFTQNHAEISTISAACALENGAIIATARLKEGAENSGSAQDANEASKGGECKSDNDKIALLCYFEEANNDYLKRCDFACALLLVLQRGDDVQIEISPHVADATTQSLEAQNPKPRAENEILRSFKEGGEIPLDTAVEFLAKILSGKREWHSSDGVLDYLWRVKDPAKIAAFLRQNRER; translated from the coding sequence TTGCAAAATGAACTAAGCTTCGGCATATCTTACGCAAGCGCGATAATTTCGGGCGAGCCGGCGGAGTTTTATAAAAATCTCGCCGCTTGCTCGGACGGGATTTCCGAAGTAAGCTTAGACGGAAATTCCGATTCTGTTTGCGATATGGATCAAAATTTTACGTATGATTTTACGTCAAATTATACGCAAGATTTTACAGATATTCCGAACTGCGAGCAAAATTTCATAAATTCCGCAAATTTTGCGGCCTGCGAGAATAACGAAAAAGCGGGGCGCGACCTTGCTACAGAAGGTTTTGATGAAAAATCTACCGAGTTCGGCTCGCAGCGGGGATTAAATTACAAAGCGGATGCATCTAAATTTAATCCCTCGTGCACTTTTGATTGCAGTGATCAGAAACCCGCGGAGCTTTATAAAAATTTCGCCGCGTGCGAGGGCGAGGCTTTACAAAACAGCTCCGTAGGAAATTTAAAAATTTCTGCTCACGCCCGCTTAAAAGATGAAATTTTAGCGCTCGAAGCTTTAAAGAAAAAGCCGTCTCTTGCGCACATCCCGCCGTTGCAACGCCGCCGTTTGGGGCTCGGGGCAAAGCTTTGTATCTCGCTTTTAGGAGAAATTTCGCAAAATGCGCCGCAGAGCTTAGCCGAGGAGGATTCCTTAAATTCTACGTCGCAAGATTTAGATGCGAATAAAAGCCGAGCCGCCGCACAAAACCTGTCGCCGCAGGATTTTTCAAGCGAAAATTCTTTAAATTTTATGCCGCAAAATTTAAATTCGACGCTGCAGGATTTTTCAAATGAAAATTCCTTAAATTCGGCAAGGCAAAATTTCAAAACAGACGATAATGCCGCGACGAAGCACGAAGAGATGCCGCTTGTTTTTTGCTCGCGCCTTGGCGAGATCAACCGCTGTTTTAGCCTGCTCGGCTCGATGGAGGAAAGCGTCTCGCCTTCGAGCTTTTGCGTCAGCGTACTCAACGCGATTGCGGCGCAAAATGCTATTTTTACGCAAAATCACGCCGAAATTTCGACGATCTCCGCAGCCTGCGCGCTCGAAAACGGCGCAATAATCGCCACTGCGAGGCTGAAAGAAGGCGCGGAAAATTCCGGCTCCGCGCAGGACGCGAACGAAGCAAGCAAGGGCGGCGAATGCAAATCGGATAACGATAAAATCGCCCTGCTCTGCTATTTTGAGGAGGCAAACAACGACTATCTGAAGCGCTGCGACTTCGCCTGCGCCCTACTTCTGGTGCTTCAGCGCGGAGATGACGTGCAGATCGAAATTTCGCCGCACGTTGCAGACGCGACGACACAGAGCCTAGAAGCACAAAATCCGAAACCGCGAGCCGAGAATGAAATTTTACGAAGCTTTAAAGAGGGCGGCGAGATCCCGCTAGATACCGCGGTGGAATTTTTGGCTAAAATCCTCTCCGGCAAGCGCGAATGGCACAGCAGCGACGGGGTTTTGGACTATCTTTGGCGCGTCAAAGATCCCGCTAAAATCGCAGCTTTTTTAAGGCAAAATCGTGAGCGTTAA
- a CDS encoding excinuclease ABC subunit A produces MKKFLFFAVATLFVTNAAYAKNDIVRFPIAAALAEPDAKAKLDPNIKFYFGNKSAGRKITQQLSSNKKTNSINKTDQAACNRAFLSALLSFQDRAKKEGGNKVVNITSYYYKNVFVSDKEFECGVGTIMSGVTLRGYIAK; encoded by the coding sequence ATGAAAAAATTTCTATTTTTCGCAGTTGCGACACTTTTCGTCACTAATGCGGCTTATGCCAAAAACGACATCGTGCGCTTCCCGATCGCCGCGGCACTCGCAGAGCCAGACGCCAAAGCCAAGCTTGATCCGAACATAAAATTCTACTTCGGTAACAAATCCGCAGGCAGAAAGATCACGCAGCAACTAAGCTCGAACAAAAAAACAAACAGCATCAATAAGACCGATCAAGCCGCATGCAACCGTGCGTTTTTATCGGCGCTGCTTAGCTTTCAAGATCGCGCTAAAAAAGAGGGCGGCAATAAGGTCGTCAATATCACGAGCTACTATTACAAAAACGTTTTCGTAAGCGACAAAGAGTTTGAATGCGGCGTAGGCACGATAATGAGCGGTGTCACGTTAAGAGGCTACATTGCAAAATGA
- a CDS encoding AMP-binding protein, whose product MLKNLINSLKPYEREILAAAALARDLAKTGCKQSEAASLKGADKPQSSAANVNLKDAENSGGSANFNDAENSSGGTDTARDLQSAQTQEQKNAPMIEIYGEDAAEFIAFFFGALIAGFAPVLLREPKFSGEFHLGGDVKIPNLAAAQNLDKFSPNDLESISPHDTEKSAPKILSKNAPQNYAPCEQEAVSLHLLRADQKFYIKTSGSTGEAKNIEKSLRDMVLEAEFLVERFGLCASDRFLSGVSHQNMFGLTFSIFVPLLCGSRTQKGSLNYPEIILAADLAGAVLISSPTVLGALCEHADAANIAPLSTIFSAGAPLSPAIRDNLRALSNARIVDIYGSSETGVIACNEGAGLKKFAPVSVHIRTDIDSGSAAKCENKPFDLAASSCGENFAVKPKTSRVGEQNADGQDTSLSDERASKFNADISDKTSAGQKSSSTPSSVTKHDDKFAQAEGLCDKFGAKQPADQFSQTGEFTISSPWCERFESRDFGYVRADEIVLLGRGDRTVKINENRVSLDLLEAKLRSHEFIGECRIDLHPQRDRAVALIKLSERGEQAFRAGGKKGVTDELKAFLKPEFGAILRYFKIASKLPFNEQGKLSKKDFLSALQRYEVPVFKRSAENEFRAKVRASDFYFDGHFAKFALVPAFMQLHFVLICAKALGYELDGTQKIENLKFKNFIRPGDEISIKITEASGKLRFEISNDKVCASGRICL is encoded by the coding sequence ATGTTAAAAAATTTGATTAATTCTTTAAAGCCTTACGAGCGCGAAATCCTTGCCGCGGCGGCTCTTGCGCGCGATTTGGCAAAAACTGGATGCAAGCAGAGCGAAGCGGCAAGCTTAAAAGGCGCGGACAAACCCCAAAGCAGCGCGGCAAATGTAAATTTAAAAGATGCGGAAAATTCTGGCGGCAGCGCAAATTTCAATGACGCGGAAAATTCTAGCGGCGGCACAGATACCGCGCGCGACCTGCAATCGGCGCAGACGCAAGAGCAAAAAAACGCGCCGATGATTGAAATTTACGGCGAGGACGCGGCGGAGTTCATTGCGTTTTTTTTCGGCGCGCTGATTGCGGGTTTTGCGCCCGTACTGCTGCGAGAGCCCAAATTTAGCGGCGAATTTCATCTCGGCGGCGACGTGAAAATTCCAAATCTCGCCGCAGCGCAAAATTTAGACAAATTCAGCCCTAATGATTTAGAAAGCATTTCGCCGCACGATACCGAAAAATCTGCACCTAAAATTTTATCTAAAAACGCGCCGCAAAATTACGCGCCGTGCGAGCAAGAGGCTGTCTCTTTGCATCTGCTGCGCGCGGATCAAAAATTTTATATCAAAACTTCGGGCTCGACGGGCGAGGCGAAAAACATCGAAAAAAGCCTGCGCGATATGGTTTTAGAGGCGGAATTTTTAGTAGAAAGATTCGGCCTTTGCGCAAGCGATCGATTTTTATCGGGCGTATCGCACCAAAATATGTTTGGGCTCACATTTAGCATCTTCGTGCCGCTGCTTTGCGGCTCGCGCACGCAAAAAGGCAGTCTAAACTACCCTGAAATCATCCTTGCAGCCGATCTTGCGGGCGCCGTGCTGATCAGCTCGCCCACGGTGCTAGGCGCGCTGTGCGAGCACGCAGACGCCGCAAACATAGCGCCTTTGAGCACCATTTTTAGCGCAGGCGCGCCGCTAAGTCCTGCGATCCGAGATAATTTGCGCGCGCTTAGCAATGCCCGCATCGTCGATATTTACGGCTCCAGCGAAACGGGCGTGATCGCCTGCAACGAGGGCGCGGGGCTTAAAAAATTCGCTCCCGTTAGCGTGCATATCCGCACGGATATTGATAGCGGCAGCGCGGCAAAATGCGAGAATAAGCCCTTCGATCTTGCGGCAAGCTCTTGCGGCGAAAATTTTGCGGTAAAGCCTAAAACGAGCCGTGTGGGCGAGCAAAATGCGGACGGACAAGACACAAGCCTCTCGGACGAGCGGGCGTCTAAATTTAATGCAGACATTAGCGATAAAACCTCGGCCGGCCAGAAAAGCAGCTCCACACCGAGCTCTGTGACAAAACACGATGATAAATTTGCGCAGGCAGAGGGGCTTTGCGATAAATTTGGGGCAAAGCAGCCCGCCGACCAATTTTCGCAAACGGGCGAGTTTACGATCAGCTCTCCTTGGTGCGAGCGCTTCGAAAGCCGCGATTTCGGCTATGTGCGCGCAGACGAGATCGTGCTTTTAGGGCGCGGCGACCGCACCGTAAAGATCAACGAAAACCGCGTGAGCCTCGATCTGCTCGAAGCCAAACTCCGCTCGCACGAATTTATCGGCGAGTGCAGGATCGATCTGCACCCGCAGCGCGACCGCGCCGTAGCTCTTATCAAGCTTAGCGAGCGCGGCGAGCAGGCGTTTCGTGCAGGCGGCAAGAAGGGCGTCACGGACGAACTAAAGGCCTTTTTGAAGCCCGAATTCGGCGCGATTTTGCGCTACTTTAAAATCGCAAGCAAACTACCTTTTAACGAGCAGGGCAAGCTAAGCAAAAAGGACTTTTTAAGCGCCTTGCAGCGCTACGAGGTGCCCGTTTTCAAGCGGAGCGCGGAGAATGAGTTTCGCGCGAAGGTACGCGCCAGCGACTTTTATTTTGACGGACACTTTGCGAAATTTGCGCTGGTGCCCGCGTTTATGCAGCTTCACTTCGTATTGATCTGCGCAAAAGCCCTTGGCTACGAGCTGGATGGCACGCAAAAGATAGAAAATTTAAAATTTAAAAATTTCATCCGCCCGGGCGATGAAATTTCGATCAAAATTACCGAAGCAAGCGGCAAACTCCGCTTTGAAATTTCAAACGACAAGGTCTGCGCCAGTGGAAGAATCTGCCTTTAA
- a CDS encoding beta-ketoacyl-ACP synthase, producing the protein MLNRVVITGFGNVCAFGQDWASIKQNLAQQKSAVVYMSEWDIFGEELNTRLGAPIQNYAPPTHWSRKDTRSMGKVAMLGVDAANEALADAGLLEDERIKDGRMGVAAGSCSGDAKATGEVIDILHGKDSTFNANSYVKMMPHTVAANIAIHYGLKGRLIPTSSACTSASQAIGYSYEAIKFGLADMMLAGGADELHPSQAFVFDKLYATSCKNDTPALSPAPFDMARDGLVLGEGGAMFVLESLGSALARGAKIYAEIVGFGTTCDGTHITRPQSETMRAAMQLALKDAAISPDLIGHVNAHATATKQGDVAESTATHEIFGSQTPVSSYKGYLGHTLGACGALESFISVMMMNEGLFYPNLNLQAIDPECAPLRYLTQPQEIKTDYVMNNNFAFGGVNTSLIFKKFIN; encoded by the coding sequence ATGTTAAATAGAGTAGTCATTACGGGTTTTGGCAACGTCTGTGCATTCGGGCAGGACTGGGCGAGCATCAAGCAGAATTTGGCGCAGCAAAAAAGCGCCGTAGTTTATATGAGCGAATGGGATATCTTCGGCGAGGAGCTAAACACTAGGCTTGGCGCGCCGATACAAAACTACGCGCCGCCTACGCACTGGAGCCGCAAAGATACCCGCTCGATGGGCAAGGTAGCGATGCTTGGCGTCGATGCCGCAAACGAGGCTCTGGCGGATGCGGGTCTTTTGGAAGATGAGCGCATAAAGGACGGCCGTATGGGCGTCGCAGCGGGTAGCTGCAGCGGCGATGCAAAGGCTACGGGCGAGGTCATAGATATTTTGCATGGCAAGGATAGCACCTTCAACGCCAACTCCTACGTCAAGATGATGCCTCACACCGTCGCTGCAAATATCGCGATCCACTACGGGCTAAAAGGCAGGCTCATCCCCACGAGCTCTGCGTGCACGAGCGCATCTCAAGCGATCGGCTACTCCTACGAAGCGATAAAATTCGGCCTTGCGGATATGATGCTGGCAGGCGGCGCGGATGAACTACACCCAAGCCAGGCATTCGTATTTGATAAGCTCTACGCCACAAGCTGTAAAAACGACACCCCTGCCCTCAGCCCCGCGCCTTTTGATATGGCGCGCGACGGGCTGGTTTTGGGCGAAGGCGGCGCTATGTTTGTGCTAGAAAGCCTCGGGAGCGCACTTGCGCGCGGCGCTAAAATTTACGCCGAGATAGTGGGCTTCGGCACGACCTGCGACGGCACGCATATCACCCGCCCACAGAGTGAGACTATGCGCGCGGCGATGCAGCTGGCGCTCAAAGATGCCGCCATCTCGCCGGATCTCATCGGGCACGTAAACGCCCACGCCACGGCGACCAAGCAGGGCGACGTCGCGGAATCTACGGCGACGCATGAAATTTTCGGCTCGCAGACGCCCGTGAGCTCTTACAAGGGGTATTTGGGTCATACTTTGGGCGCGTGCGGAGCGCTGGAGAGCTTCATCTCGGTGATGATGATGAACGAGGGGCTGTTTTATCCAAATCTAAATTTACAAGCTATCGATCCGGAATGTGCGCCGCTTAGGTACCTCACGCAGCCGCAGGAGATAAAGACCGACTACGTCATGAATAATAACTTCGCTTTCGGCGGCGTAAACACCTCTTTGATTTTTAAAAAATTTATCAACTAA